The following nucleotide sequence is from Penicillium digitatum chromosome 5, complete sequence.
GGTTAACTATAGTTACCTCGATGAATACATTGTACAAAAAAGACCAAAGTATCAATATCCAAGTTCTATGACTTTCCTGCTTTATACATATGTTTCTGTATTCTATCATTTGGGAGGCCCTTGATGACTTCCGCGTCGCGATGGATTCATATTACCCACCTCGGCTTCTTGCTCCAGGAAATTAGACCATAGTTCAGCTAACGACTCTTTACTGGAGGTACCATTGTCCATGAACTCCGTCACCAGGTTTGGTGTGCTCGGGGTGCGGAGGGGAGTGCCAGGGACTCGGAGCTTCCCGGGCATACTCGAGGTCCCTGGGCGGGCAAGACCTGCCTGTTCACGTTGCTCTATTTTCAACAATCAGATAGGCTCGACGAGCTCTGCGTTTGCAGTTTGCAAGTTGCAGGACTTACCATCGTTCCAGCCTAAGAGTGCGGCAATTAGTTGCAATATTTGGAATTTCTTCGGATCAGATCGGTCCAAAGCAAGGAAGTGCAACAAATGGTTGGTGACAATATGTCTATATGAAGTCAGCATACAATTGAGGTAGCTTGGGGTAAGAAGACCGTACCTATCAACATTATCCTCCGGCTTCCCTTTCTTGAGGAAACGTAGGGCTTTCGTCAGGTGGTCATTCAACGTAACTGCCTCATGCCGTAGCTTGCCAATGAGAAGGTTCTTCTCTTTGACCTCTTTCTCAAACGGCCGGACTCGCTCAATCTCTTCTTGGGCATTCTGGAGACCCTCATCGGCGTCAGTGGCCTGCTTCTGTGCTTCCCGCAGAGAGCGCCGGAGGTCCTCGAGTTGAGAATCAGAGCTCTCGACAAGCTCCCGCAGCTCTTGCTTTCGCGCCACTTGAATTTCCTGTAAAGCCCGCTGGAGGCCGTCAACTGTTGACTGTTGGGTATCACGTTCATGGGTGGCTCGTTCATAACCATCTCTTAGGTTGCTGAGCTGCTCCTCCAGATCCCCGACCTTCTCATTCAGGTTCTCCCTGATAGATCTCTCCTCCATGGCAAGAATTTCCCAGTTATGCATAGCCTCCTTCGCTTGTTCAAACTCTGACTGGAGGTAGGCCTCTTGCTCGAGCAActcttccttctccttcAACCAATTTTGTTGGGATAAGTTTGTCCGGTCCCGAAGAATGGACAActccttctctttttctgctGAGTCGCCCGATAGTTCTAACAGTTGGATGGACTTTGAATCGAGCTCATGTTTCAAGTTATTGTTCTCGTCTTCGAGGTCTTCGATTTGTGAGCGCGCTAGGGATAATTCCTCCTGTAGGGCAAGATTAGCCAAATAGCCGAGCAATAGATTTTGATGCACGCACAGCATCCTCCTTGAGCCGCTCCCCTAGTTGCGATTTGATGGTGTTAACTCGTTCCAGGAGCATCTGGAACTGCGTTTCAGCCTGCTCCTTTTTGCTCTCCGCATCGTTCAATTTCTCCTGCAGAGCTTCCATGTCCGCGGTGTGCTTGGACTGAATCTCCTCCAATGATTTTCGCATGTCGGCTACTTCCGCGCGTAACGAGTCGCGATCTCGAACAAGTGCATCGAATCGGTCCTTTGGCTCGGTGCCATCGGAAGCGGGATCAGACTGGATATCGGTTCCTATGGGGGCATCGCTCGCAGCTACGGGCTCCTGGTTATTGAGAGACCGATCTGGTAGACGGCCTTCTATCGTGTCGATGTTGGCGCCGTTGGATTCCGACACTTGCATGGGGTCCTGGTTGGAATCATGAGGCTCGTCCTTGTGAGGTCTCAGCAAAGGTGCAATGACAATCAGGGAGGAGCTCACTACATACATCAGGGACATTGTGATTGACTTGCGCATCCTCTGGATGCTCGTCGGTCTTGGAGTcggcttttgcttttgcggccttcttcttgttcttcttggacTTCGCGCCTTTGCGAGGTCAGTGGGTTCCAATTCATACAAGGGTTGTCCTTACTTGGATTAGCAGACGGTGGAATTCCTTCACTCATGCTGTGTGGTGTTTAAAAAGACCTTAGAGGGAGGAAAATGGTGAATTCTCAAGATTACCGGGTAAGCTGTCAACACAGCCCCGTGGCTAGCGCCCTTTCCGCCCTATGCCAGGATGATCAATATATAAACCTCCATTCGCAGGGATGTCCTTTTAATTCCATTTTTGTTTTT
It contains:
- a CDS encoding Golgi matrix protein, putative is translated as MSEGIPPSANPSAKSKKNKKKAAKAKADSKTDEHPEDAQVNHNVPDDEPHDSNQDPMQVSESNGANIDTIEGRLPDRSLNNQEPVAASDAPIGTDIQSDPASDGTEPKDRFDALVRDRDSLRAEVADMRKSLEEIQSKHTADMEALQEKLNDAESKKEQAETQFQMLLERVNTIKSQLGERLKEDAEELSLARSQIEDLEDENNNLKHELDSKSIQLLELSGDSAEKEKELSILRDRTNLSQQNWLKEKEELLEQEAYLQSEFEQAKEAMHNWEILAMEERSIRENLNEKVGDLEEQLSNLRDGYERATHERDTQQSTVDGLQRALQEIQVARKQELRELVESSDSQLEDLRRSLREAQKQATDADEGLQNAQEEIERVRPFEKEVKEKNLLIGKLRHEAVTLNDHLTKALRFLKKGKPEDNVDRHIVTNHLLHFLALDRSDPKKFQILQLIAALLGWNDEQREQAGLARPGTSSMPGKLRVPGTPLRTPSTPNLVTEFMDNGTSSKESLAELWSNFLEQEAEVGNMNPSRRGSHQGPPK